DNA from Cryptosporangium phraense:
GGGTACTGCACCGACGAGGTCGCCGAGCACACGATCGCGTTGGTGACCGGGTTGTTGCGCGGGACGGTCGCGCTGGATCGCGCGGTGCGCGCCGGGCGGTGGAGCGTGCCGGAGGTGCGGCCGCGCCGGGTTGCGGGCAGCGTGCTGGGGATCGTCGGCTTCGGCGCGATCGGCCGCGCGGTCGCGGCCCACGCGGTCGCCCTGGGCCTGCGCGTGCTGGCCTACCCGGGCCCCCGCGAGCCGGCCGCGGCCGGCTCGCAGCGGCCGTCCGCGACCGACGCGGGGCCGTCGGCCGCCCCCGCCACCGGATCGCGTCCGGTCGCGGGTACCGGGGTAGAGGTCGCGGCTCCCGGCGTGGAGATCGTCGCGCAGCTCGGTGAATTGCTGGCGCGGGCCGACGTCGTGAGCCTGCACGTACCCGCCCGGCCCGGCGCCGGCCCGGTGCTGGATGCCGAGGCCATCGCGCGGCTCCGGCCGGGAGCGTTCGTGGTGAACGTCGCCCGCGGGAGCGTGCTCGACACCACGGCGCTGGGCGCGGCGCTCCGCGACGGGCGGATCGCCGGGGCCGCGCTCGACGTGCTGCCGGTCGAGCCTCCCCCGCCGGACGATCCGGTCCGCGCGTTCCCGCACACCGTGCTGTCGCCGCACGCGGCCTGGTACTCGGCCGAAGCGGCCGTCCGCCCGTACGTCTGGGCCGGTCGGGCCGTCGCGGACGTGCTCGCCGGGCGGGTCCCGGAACGGGTGGTGGGTCGCCCGTGAGCCGGACCCTCTCGGTGTTCCAGTCGCTCTGGGCGATGGAGGACCTGCCCTGGCGGGCTCCGGCCCGGTGGACGCTCGCCGAGCGCGT
Protein-coding regions in this window:
- a CDS encoding NAD(P)-dependent oxidoreductase, producing MRPQVVLADPFGSVDDVRRGLGPVEVDVVAADAIAPGAIPSGAGVVALLVGPETPVTTAHLDALPGLRIVAATSAGTDHVPVEEVTARGAWVTSAAGYCTDEVAEHTIALVTGLLRGTVALDRAVRAGRWSVPEVRPRRVAGSVLGIVGFGAIGRAVAAHAVALGLRVLAYPGPREPAAAGSQRPSATDAGPSAAPATGSRPVAGTGVEVAAPGVEIVAQLGELLARADVVSLHVPARPGAGPVLDAEAIARLRPGAFVVNVARGSVLDTTALGAALRDGRIAGAALDVLPVEPPPPDDPVRAFPHTVLSPHAAWYSAEAAVRPYVWAGRAVADVLAGRVPERVVGRP